A single window of Flavobacteriales bacterium DNA harbors:
- the holA gene encoding DNA polymerase III subunit delta codes for MKKFDQILGDLKKQIYHPVYFLAGEEPYYIDQISNYIAEHVLTESEREFNQTILYGRDTSMDAVLVEAKRFPMMANYQVVIVREAQHLKNLEVLESYMQKPQSTTILVFCYKYKNPDKRKSYVKAIDKKGVLFVAERLRDYQVPDWIERYLAARKFTITPKATVLLTEYLGTDLDRIHNALQKLIITDPPDHQITPELIERYIGINNDYNSFELQKAIGTGNIAKANQIVNYFARNEKEHPMVLTMGSLYYFFSKLLLYHVHKRKPRNELAAALRVNPYFLKDYERYAKHFNPSQTRDAIRILRDYDLKSKGVGNASNSQGELLQEMVWRLMHA; via the coding sequence ATGAAGAAATTCGATCAGATCTTAGGTGACCTCAAAAAGCAAATCTACCACCCTGTCTATTTCCTGGCCGGCGAGGAGCCTTACTACATTGATCAGATATCGAACTACATTGCCGAACATGTACTGACCGAGTCGGAACGGGAATTCAATCAAACCATCCTGTATGGCAGGGATACCAGCATGGATGCGGTCTTGGTGGAAGCCAAGCGCTTTCCCATGATGGCGAATTACCAGGTGGTGATTGTAAGGGAAGCACAACACCTGAAAAACCTGGAGGTGCTGGAATCATACATGCAAAAGCCACAGTCTACCACCATCCTTGTATTCTGCTACAAGTACAAGAACCCCGACAAACGCAAAAGTTATGTGAAGGCCATTGACAAAAAAGGGGTGCTTTTTGTTGCCGAACGACTCAGGGATTACCAGGTGCCCGACTGGATCGAACGGTACCTGGCTGCGCGGAAATTCACCATTACTCCCAAGGCCACCGTTTTGCTGACCGAATACCTGGGTACCGACCTCGACAGGATTCACAATGCACTCCAGAAGCTGATCATCACCGATCCTCCGGACCACCAGATCACACCCGAACTGATCGAACGTTACATCGGAATCAATAATGATTATAACAGCTTTGAGCTTCAAAAGGCCATTGGTACAGGCAATATTGCCAAAGCAAACCAGATCGTGAACTACTTTGCGCGCAATGAGAAGGAACATCCGATGGTGTTGACCATGGGCTCGTTGTACTATTTCTTCAGCAAATTGTTGTTGTACCACGTGCACAAGCGCAAACCCCGGAATGAACTGGCTGCCGCGCTCAGGGTGAACCCGTATTTCCTGAAAGATTACGAACGCTACGCGAAGCATTTCAACCCGTCACAAACCCGGGATGCCATTCGCATCCTGCGTGATTATGACCTCAAGTCGAAAGGTGTGGGCAATGCCAGCAACAGCCAGGGAGAGCTGCTGCAGGAAATGGTTTGGCGGTTGATGCACGCTTGA
- a CDS encoding S8 family peptidase, translating into MIRFRHGMTHIQRIALTLACLLPVCHDSFGAGPNPADPPAFLPKTIIVKMKPAYRNACSTNFIDLPEINRFFNQIGTNRSAKIYPDKNPQSGTGKKFPDKKVDLSLIYEITWTANMSVDEVRKKLQATGLVEYAEPHNLPQLLFTPNDPNLPSQYEHPLLQSFDAWDISQGDTSVVIGISDTGTDIDHEDLVNNIKYNYFDPINGVDDDGDGYIDNYRGWDLGQNDNDPSSNDVGKHHGVFVSGLAAASTNNGLGMAGAGFNCKFMPLKITDANGYLTKGYESIIYGADHGCDVINCSWGTKGGNSAYEQDVINYATYNEDVVMVAAAGNDNDPIPFYPASYQNVLSVAATNNMDVKWGGSSYGTLVDISAPGDQVYSTWNGDGYIISSGTSFASPIVAGCAALVRSYYPDLNASQIAALLKSTTDNIDTIAGNTAYAGLMGTGRVNLFKALSTSGSPAIELDHVDIDDGYDGMWNSGDTLDMVVTVTNFLAPSGPLTLNLSTQSIDAEIFIDSSGIGPLGTEISGDNQSYPFRIRISDSAASGGTINFKLLISDTSSYQTYANFSIDINLDYLNLTENRLHTTISSTGDIGYRNPYQQKGIGISKDDQANMVYDAGFMIGRKGKVSDKLIGSISSLYDADFSILQSIRVIPSSLRADHESVARFDDSNAGAPLSVQITQRSLVYTTSPDDSYVILEYVVTNKGATDLDSVYAGIFTDWDIQSNDKNRAETDSAKRVGYVQNIQPGGWYGGVKVLSSTKFNHYAIDNNPTGSGGVIVSDGFSPAEKFKVISQPRNQAGTALGGGDVISVVSSGPYDIPKNDSVTIAFAILANESLEGLLENGQRAQLKYDPTLTGIYDTKGDDHTPRITAFPNPGNNILRISSQDQHPIVAVEILDMNGKLVCAWPHLKPTGTTVTLSLPDLIPGAYLIRTQDADGMSSFTRWIAAGK; encoded by the coding sequence ATGATCCGTTTCCGTCATGGCATGACACACATCCAACGCATTGCATTGACCCTGGCCTGCCTGTTACCGGTTTGCCATGACTCATTTGGCGCCGGCCCTAATCCTGCTGATCCACCGGCATTTTTACCCAAAACCATCATCGTAAAGATGAAGCCGGCATACAGGAATGCATGCAGCACCAACTTCATCGACCTGCCTGAGATCAACAGGTTCTTCAACCAGATCGGCACCAACCGGTCAGCAAAGATTTACCCCGATAAGAACCCGCAAAGCGGAACCGGGAAAAAATTTCCGGACAAAAAAGTAGATCTCTCATTGATCTACGAAATCACATGGACCGCCAACATGTCCGTTGATGAAGTAAGAAAAAAACTTCAAGCCACCGGCCTGGTGGAATATGCAGAACCACATAACTTACCGCAATTGCTGTTCACTCCGAACGACCCCAACCTTCCATCTCAATATGAGCACCCGCTGCTTCAATCATTTGATGCATGGGACATCAGCCAGGGAGATACTTCCGTGGTGATTGGCATTTCGGATACAGGAACCGACATCGACCATGAAGACCTGGTAAACAACATCAAGTACAACTATTTTGACCCCATCAACGGCGTGGATGACGACGGAGACGGATACATCGATAACTACAGAGGATGGGATCTGGGACAGAACGACAACGATCCTTCAAGCAACGACGTCGGCAAACACCACGGGGTATTCGTGTCCGGACTTGCGGCTGCCAGCACAAACAACGGACTGGGTATGGCCGGGGCAGGATTCAATTGCAAGTTCATGCCACTGAAGATCACCGATGCCAACGGGTACCTGACCAAAGGATACGAATCCATCATCTATGGTGCCGATCACGGATGTGATGTAATCAATTGCTCATGGGGAACAAAAGGCGGTAACAGTGCATACGAACAGGATGTCATCAACTATGCAACTTACAATGAAGATGTGGTGATGGTAGCAGCAGCCGGTAACGACAATGACCCTATTCCCTTTTATCCGGCATCCTACCAAAATGTACTGTCGGTAGCAGCCACCAACAACATGGACGTTAAGTGGGGCGGTTCTTCCTACGGAACCCTTGTTGATATTTCGGCACCCGGCGACCAGGTATACAGCACGTGGAACGGTGACGGTTACATCATATCCAGCGGCACATCCTTCGCAAGCCCGATTGTTGCAGGATGCGCAGCGCTTGTCAGATCATACTACCCTGACCTGAATGCGTCCCAGATCGCTGCATTGCTTAAAAGCACAACAGACAACATCGATACCATAGCCGGTAACACAGCCTATGCCGGACTGATGGGTACCGGGCGTGTCAACTTATTCAAAGCTTTGTCTACTTCCGGCTCACCCGCCATCGAACTGGATCACGTAGACATCGATGACGGCTACGACGGGATGTGGAATTCAGGAGATACGCTTGACATGGTGGTAACCGTCACCAATTTCCTGGCACCGAGCGGTCCGCTCACCCTCAACCTCAGCACCCAGTCCATCGACGCAGAAATATTCATCGACTCTTCAGGCATTGGCCCCCTGGGAACAGAAATCAGCGGCGACAACCAATCATACCCTTTCCGTATTAGAATCAGTGACAGCGCAGCATCCGGGGGCACCATCAACTTCAAACTCCTCATCAGCGATACTTCAAGCTACCAAACCTACGCGAACTTTTCCATCGACATCAACCTCGACTACCTGAACCTGACGGAAAACAGGCTGCATACCACCATAAGCTCCACCGGCGACATCGGCTACCGCAATCCTTACCAACAAAAAGGCATCGGTATATCCAAAGATGACCAGGCCAACATGGTTTATGATGCAGGGTTCATGATCGGTCGCAAAGGAAAAGTATCAGACAAACTGATCGGATCAATCAGCAGCCTGTATGATGCGGACTTTTCCATCCTGCAATCCATACGGGTTATCCCGTCATCCTTACGCGCCGACCATGAATCGGTAGCCAGGTTCGACGATTCGAATGCCGGCGCACCGCTATCGGTGCAAATCACCCAACGAAGCCTGGTTTACACCACCTCACCGGACGACAGTTATGTGATTCTGGAATATGTTGTAACCAACAAGGGAGCCACAGATCTTGATAGTGTGTATGCGGGGATTTTCACCGACTGGGACATTCAAAGCAACGACAAGAACCGGGCGGAAACAGATTCAGCGAAGCGAGTCGGTTACGTGCAGAACATTCAACCGGGTGGATGGTATGGAGGCGTGAAGGTTCTTTCATCCACCAAGTTCAACCATTATGCCATCGACAACAACCCAACAGGCAGCGGCGGAGTAATTGTGTCGGATGGATTTTCACCGGCAGAGAAGTTCAAGGTGATATCGCAACCGCGCAACCAGGCAGGAACAGCGTTGGGTGGTGGCGATGTAATCAGCGTTGTTTCCAGCGGACCGTACGATATTCCAAAAAACGACAGCGTGACCATTGCCTTTGCCATTCTGGCGAACGAATCCCTGGAAGGATTGCTCGAGAACGGCCAACGGGCGCAGCTTAAATACGACCCCACACTAACCGGCATATACGATACCAAGGGAGATGACCATACACCCCGTATCACCGCCTTCCCCAACCCCGGGAACAACATCCTTCGCATATCATCACAGGATCAACACCCCATCGTTGCGGTAGAAATCCTCGACATGAACGGAAAGCTGGTCTGCGCTTGGCCTCACCTGAAGCCTACCGGCACGACGGTTACACTCAGCCTGCCGGATCTCATCCCGGGTGCCTACCTGATCCGCACGCAGGACGCCGACGGAATGTCGTCATTCACACGCTGGATAGCTGCCGGCAAATGA
- a CDS encoding AMP nucleosidase, whose protein sequence is MKTKEEIVKDWLPRYTGKTIEEFGSYILLTNFNHYLELFAELHGVNDVNWDKPMPTVTADGISMVNFGMGSANAATVMDLLTGISPKACLFLGKCGGLKKKNAVGDFILPIAAIRGEGTSNDYFPPEVPALPAFNLQKAVSTTIRNHQRDYWTGTVYTTNRRVWEHDDEFKNYLRKIRCMGIDMETATIFAVGFRNRIPTGALLLVSDQPMIAEGVKTEASDKAVTENFVKEHLAIGIESLKELINNGLTVRHLKF, encoded by the coding sequence ATGAAAACAAAGGAAGAGATCGTTAAGGACTGGCTCCCCAGATATACCGGTAAAACCATTGAGGAATTCGGGAGTTATATCCTGCTGACCAATTTCAATCATTACCTTGAACTGTTTGCGGAGCTTCATGGGGTGAATGATGTGAACTGGGATAAACCGATGCCAACCGTAACAGCCGATGGCATCAGCATGGTCAATTTCGGAATGGGAAGTGCCAACGCCGCTACCGTCATGGACCTGCTGACAGGCATCTCTCCCAAGGCCTGTTTGTTCCTGGGAAAGTGCGGCGGACTGAAAAAGAAGAATGCTGTGGGTGATTTCATCCTGCCCATCGCAGCCATCCGCGGGGAAGGTACATCCAATGATTACTTTCCTCCGGAAGTACCTGCGTTGCCCGCATTCAACCTGCAGAAAGCTGTTAGTACCACCATCCGCAACCATCAAAGGGACTACTGGACGGGAACCGTGTACACCACCAACCGCAGGGTGTGGGAACATGATGATGAATTCAAGAATTACCTGCGAAAGATCCGGTGCATGGGCATCGATATGGAAACAGCCACCATTTTTGCTGTGGGTTTCCGTAACCGGATCCCGACTGGCGCGTTGTTGCTTGTGTCAGACCAACCCATGATTGCCGAAGGTGTGAAAACCGAAGCCAGCGACAAGGCGGTGACGGAGAACTTTGTTAAAGAACACCTTGCCATCGGCATTGAGTCGTTGAAGGAACTCATCAACAACGGACTCACCGTAAGGCACCTGAAGTTCTAA
- a CDS encoding type I restriction enzyme HsdR N-terminal domain-containing protein, translated as MDQQSMYKPITFTVNMETVLPLYIFRTRVQNGQEQIFDPVRKKFIAYTPEETVRQRWIRYLSEEMQFPISLMSVEKKLAYNQRTKRSDLVVYDLFGKPILLLECKAPEVTITEGTFQQAAMYHATLQVSYLLLSNGAHHVLCHKLPETGQWQFLRKLPAYPEL; from the coding sequence ATGGATCAACAATCAATGTACAAACCTATTACTTTTACGGTCAACATGGAAACGGTACTGCCACTTTACATATTCCGTACCCGGGTTCAAAACGGGCAGGAGCAGATCTTTGATCCGGTACGTAAAAAGTTCATTGCATACACCCCGGAAGAAACCGTGAGACAAAGATGGATCCGTTACCTGAGCGAGGAAATGCAATTCCCTATTTCCCTGATGTCGGTTGAAAAGAAACTCGCATACAACCAACGCACCAAGCGCAGCGACCTGGTGGTATACGATCTTTTCGGAAAACCGATACTCTTGCTTGAATGCAAGGCTCCGGAGGTGACCATAACCGAGGGTACCTTCCAACAGGCTGCCATGTATCACGCAACACTTCAGGTCAGTTATCTTCTGCTATCCAATGGTGCCCATCATGTGTTGTGTCACAAGTTACCGGAAACCGGCCAGTGGCAATTTCTTCGCAAGCTACCGGCCTACCCTGAATTGTGA